Part of the Henckelia pumila isolate YLH828 chromosome 2, ASM3356847v2, whole genome shotgun sequence genome is shown below.
GCCGAACTGTGATGGAAGGTGCGCATGTAATTCTGATGTGAATTGTGATCCCTCGAAACTAAGTCCTGATAGCGGTGCAGAACCCTGTCGTTATCAAAGCGTTATAGCAGAGTTCACTGTTAATGGCAGTGCACCTCAGCCTTCAAtggtatatatgtatatttgcGTGAACTAAAACTCTTTCTAGATTATATTTTGTTCATTGTCATAAGGGTCGTGTATATTTTACCAGGCAAGTCGTGCTAACCCTTTTGAAGTTAGAAGGATATTTACGATGGGACTCCCATTTACAGCACACCATGGAGGCCAAATTCTTTTTGGTCCGGATGATGGGTATTTGTACTTTATGATGGGAGATGGTGGGGGGACGGACGATCCATACAATTTCTCGCAAAACAAGAAATCTTTACTTGGGAAGATCATGAGGTTTGACATCGATGAAACACCAAGTGAGTTGTTTTATGTACCAAAGTTAGTGATTAATAAATTTGAACTTATTTAGTGTTCATGCAAAAAttgatttgtttttcttttgaGTTCCATAAGAAACCTAGAGTAAAACTTTTCTTTCTTGTCTCTATAACTTCTTTGTTTTAGGTTCTGATGAAGTTGATCAGCTTGATCTGTGGGGAAACTATACAATCCCAGTGGACAACCCATACGCTGAAGTTAAAGGCTTAGGCAAAGAAATTTGGGCCATGGGACTGCGAAATCCTTGGCGCTGCAGTTTCGATTCTGCAAGACCTTCATATTTTATATGTGCTGACGTTGGGCAGGTACATCATGGCACTTCGATAGGCTTATAAAGCCCGTTACACTCTTCCCACAATTCAATGTGAGGCTCGATGTTACAGTGCGAGTCATCACAATGGCCTTGGGGGACTATGGCATCTGTTCAAAGATCTTGTTTTGTTTTATGACTTCATCTCCATTTCCAAAACCAACTCTTTTGCAAGTGAATTTTATGAGTATTAAAGTGGTTGTCCTAATCCTTTAATAGGATCACTATGAAGAGGTAGATTTGATCACCAAAGAAGGAAATTACGGATGGCGTGTCTACGAGGGCCCTTACCTCTTTTCTCCTTCTCAGTCCCCTGGTGGAAATACTACACCGAACTCAATAAAGGCAATATTCCCTGTTATGGGATATAATCACTCTGAGGTGAATACGAGCGAAAGTTCCGCTTCAATCACCGGTGGCTACTTCTACAGATCCACAACCGATCCTTGCATGTATGGAAAGTAAGTAACCACACACTACACAGAACTGGTGTATAAAATGTACCTCAcagtgatgatgaaaatatgAAGGAAAGAAATTGTGCTTTCGAGAAATATACCTGATGGATATAGATATTTTTTGGGGAGCCACTTTCTTGCATTTCAATCTTTCAGAGTGTTGGTTTAAATGTTCCATTGAATGTAGTGTGCTCGATATCAGGTATCTGTATGCGGATCTTTACGCGGGTGCTATCTGGGCAGGCAGTGAAAATCCCATCAACAGCGGGAAATTTGCGAGTAGCAAGATCTTGTTCAATTGTGTCCACGACTCTCCTATAAACTGCAGTTTTTCTCCAGAAAGTTCACTACCGGCATTGAGTTACATATTTTCATTTGGCGAAGATAACAAGAAGGATGTGTACCTCCTCACAAATAGCGGTGTTTATAGGATCGTTCGAGCCAGTCGGTGCAACTACATATGCACTAAAGAGGCTACATCTAACACGACTTCCCCGAGTCCTGCTGCTTCTCCTCGTTCGGAAGCAGGTTGTTCGAGAGATCCTTATCCGATTTTCATTGTGTTAACCTCCTTTTTATGCCTGATTTTTATTCACTATTATGTACTATAACGACATTGTTTTAATTTGCATGATTGCTTGAGATTACTGCCTTCCATGTTGATATGTCTTTCAGCATGCATCAACCTCTGGAAGATTTAGAAAAATAGGCCTCCtaacaaattcaattaagagAATAGGCCTTGAAAGACATATTACTTATTTAGTCTATGAAATTACTTATATACCCTtgagataatattttttttttaaaaggtgaatggatataaaaaacaaaactaatccaaatagtatttatataaaaattcaaataaaaataaatgagcattaatcatatcatatacatacttatgttgatacaggaaCAAGTATGTGTTTAG
Proteins encoded:
- the LOC140879500 gene encoding HIPL1 protein-like, producing MLDSMMNLDGLSAGRSLRDRKNVTYTFGGIRFVILLFLVLLQFLDISVALPLCTDSRAPYAPNYRATYCAYSETTCCNYAKNMQLKKQFSSMNISDPDCASLLKSILCATCDPFSAELFRIGSVPREVPVLCNSTVSQDSTQSYQAANNFCSKVWSTCQNVSIINSPFSFSLQGRAGIPTNSSSTKLTDLWQSQSDFCEALGGESDDGMTCFAGEPVMLNSTGNQNPPNGMCLEKIGNGSYLNMVAHPDGSNRAFFSNQQGVIWLATIPDEGSRGILELDETRPFLDLTDEVHFDTEFGLLGIAFHPKFVENGRFFVSFSCDKANGPNCDGRCACNSDVNCDPSKLSPDSGAEPCRYQSVIAEFTVNGSAPQPSMASRANPFEVRRIFTMGLPFTAHHGGQILFGPDDGYLYFMMGDGGGTDDPYNFSQNKKSLLGKIMRFDIDETPSSDEVDQLDLWGNYTIPVDNPYAEVKGLGKEIWAMGLRNPWRCSFDSARPSYFICADVGQDHYEEVDLITKEGNYGWRVYEGPYLFSPSQSPGGNTTPNSIKAIFPVMGYNHSEVNTSESSASITGGYFYRSTTDPCMYGKYLYADLYAGAIWAGSENPINSGKFASSKILFNCVHDSPINCSFSPESSLPALSYIFSFGEDNKKDVYLLTNSGVYRIVRASRCNYICTKEATSNTTSPSPAASPRSEAGCSRDPYPIFIVLTSFLCLIFIHYYVL